From a single Rutidosis leptorrhynchoides isolate AG116_Rl617_1_P2 chromosome 5, CSIRO_AGI_Rlap_v1, whole genome shotgun sequence genomic region:
- the LOC139848064 gene encoding putative F-box/FBD/LRR-repeat protein At4g03220 — MDFDHNNVSATIDEDRLSCLPHELIHPILSRFDTKFVVETCLLLSPRWKLIWTSMPCLNFSSSGFKTLRKFAKFVKHVLSLRDHQVQVSSINLSFNGPATQVFVRKIASYAFSHNDQELIVVCGYKTYNDFTLCLFSSQTLKHLTFRTYNFASCLTPKTPWDFPSLTTMYLDEISLCEYERESIDLFSKCVNLQNLTLEKITAEAKVFDIITPRLSNLILRYVGDRGSNVINVIAPQLENLTVINCSMKYLNIPSGFSSFCYEGYNPPRWYKDSFHSVNKVSVSLNIYRPKKPYKQEDARCIIKMLQELHKSRFLTLNLNIIECISSFPELLSARPLPFRNLISLNIDSGSRDTCKVKMSTEARNFFLENSPNATFIMKELPTEAMKEKEVREKIKADIEVVMKELQASLEQGNILTERNEAIDKKKVVIQNLMDDIQVQKKKKVMQVETDDRGGQIEEIVARLETQLTVSLGEIVDMFGEAVNDLELLHTKKEQVVCFMDRLPKRYRVQMESSYTLLLQQAVAQDGALIARQASNNDFVKRIIGAYKNYKVITSENVPSSEHLMPSETSLIMPT; from the exons ATGGACTTTGATCATAATAATGTTAGCGCAACGATCGATGAAGATAGATTGAGCTGCTTGCCTCATGAGCTCATTCATCCAATACTATCTCGCTTTGACACTAAATTTGTTGTTGAAACGTGTTTGTTGTTGTCTCCAAGATGGAAGCTTATCTGGACATCTATGCCTTGTCTCAACTTTTCAAGTAGCGGATTTAAGACTTTACGCAAGTTTGCAAAATTTGTGAAACATGTTCTGTCTCTCCGTGACCATCAAGTACAAGTTTCCTCCATAAATCTAAGTTTCAATGGACCAGCTACTCAAGTTTTTGTGAGAAAGATTGCGAGTTATGCGTTTTCTCACAATGACCAAGAACTGATTGTTGTTTGTGGTTACAAGACATACAATGATTTTACTCTTTGTCTATTTAGCTCTCAGACTCTTAAGCATCTCACCTTTAGAACCTACAATTTTGCGTCTTGCCTTACACCCAAAACGCCATGGGATTTTCCATCTTTAACGACTATGTACCTAGATGAGATTTCATTATGTGAATATGAACGTGAATCCATTGATCTTTTCTCCAAGTGTGTCAACTTACAAAACCTCACTTTAGAAAAAATTACGGCCGAGGCTAAGGTTTTTGACATTATTACCCCTCGACTTTCTAATCTCATACTTAGATATGTTGGTGATAGAGGCTCGAATGTAATCAATGTGATTGCACCCCAACTTGAGAATCTCACTGTAATTAATTGCTCAATGAAGTACTTGAATATTCCATCAGGATTTTCGTCATTCTGCTACGAAGGTTACAATCCTCCACGGTGGTATAAAGACTCTTTTCATTCTGTTAACAAAGTGAGTGTCAGTTTGAATATATATCGTCCAAAAAAGCCATATAAGCAGGAAGATGCTCGTTGTATTATTAAGATGCTTCAAGAGCTCCATAAATCCAGATTTCTTACGCTTAACTTAAACATCATTGAG TGTATATCCTCATTCCCGGAGTTACTATCTGCTCGTCCTTTGCCCTTTAGGAACTTGATTAGCTT GAATATAGACTCCGGCTCGAGGGATACATGCAAAGTAAAAATGTCTACTGAAGCCAGAAATTTCTTTCTTGAGAACTCCCCAAACGCCACATTCATCATGA AGGAACTACCTACGGAAGCAATGAAAGAGAAAGAGGTTCGGGAGAAGATAAAGGCAGACATTGAAGTTGTTATGAAGGAACTACAAGCTTCACTTGAGCAGGGCAATATACTTACTGAGAGAAACGAGGCTATCGATAAGAAAAAAGTAGTTATTCAAAACCTTATGGATGATATTCAAGTACAGAAGAAGAAAAAAGTGATGCAAGTTGAAACTGATGATAGGGGTGGTCAAATAGAGGAGATAGTGGCTAGGTTGGAAACACAATTGACGGTTAGTCTGGGTGAAATTGTGGATATGTTTGGTGAAGCAGTTAACGATCTCGAACTCTTGCATACAAAAAAGGAGCAGGTCGTTTGTTTCATGGATAGGTTGCCTAAACGATATAGGGTACAGATGGAATCAAGCTACACTCTCCTGCTTCAACAAGCTGTAGCACAAGATGGAGCACTGATTGCTCGTCAGGCCTCAAATAATGATTTCGTAAAAAGAATTATTGGTGCGTATAAAAATTACAAGGTCATAACATCTGAAAATGTTCCGAGCAGCGAACATCTGATGCCATCAGAAACATCATTG ATTATGCCAACTTGA